The Miscanthus floridulus cultivar M001 chromosome 7, ASM1932011v1, whole genome shotgun sequence genome includes a region encoding these proteins:
- the LOC136467812 gene encoding uncharacterized protein isoform X2, whose protein sequence is MPCPEPALGFPAAAAGPDCASKPPPERCRKQQPPTRRRRPPGAAPVGPGPRSAADPDPAHSSALLPFPSGGSGFASRGTVAPDEEEGRDAASSAESEEVAEATNDSFSYSLRECQKQRRLKSERSALVRPPASHEVTSAEGIELLVLSPRCLIGGNQRGMSKSSTTSSRSRSGTGTGTFPSPGTPNYNRHCAGSMQYSKGWSSERVPLGTGSNRRYGGSGVVLPFNNGRKLPSKWEDAEKWILSPVSCDGMGRISAPAPHHRRPKSKSGPLGHPAGIPGVYAAVSPLVPCFDGVLAAANFAAHSPFSAGVLIPEHGHIGDFSSGRGTCGDDGSSRSYSAEKEPYILRSASIHAWTETLMEASAFANISEETVQDDKLQGQTEAASMISSPIIKKDVGTQMSPEDSISSSKARHSCSSLPLGHLIKEANSHIHKPEIRDVQVDDQVTVTRWSKRHVTRGSDKRSTNIVEWRKKTVETRAPSFDEKERERCMSKEEAKITAWENLQKAKAEAAIRKLEMNLEKKRSLSMDKILGKLRSAQKKAQDMRSVVSSSEDQCGARTTKKKSSFVKTGKPFSCCFTYRAC, encoded by the exons ATGCCCTGCCCGGAGCCCGCGCTAGggttccccgccgccgccgccggccccgaCTGCGCGTCCAAGCCGCCGCCCGAGCGCTGCCGCAAGCAGCAGCCGCCGACGAGGCGGAGGCGACCGCCCGGTGCTGCA CCGGTCGGGCCGGGACCACGCAGCGCGGCCGATCCAGATCCGGCGCACTCCTCCGCGCTGCTGCCCTTTCCCAGCGGCGGCAGCGGCTTCGCCTCGCGGGGCACGGTTGCGCCAG ACGAGGAAGAGGGGAGAGACGCCGCGAGCTCGGCTGAATCGGAGGAAGTGGCAGAAGCGACAAATGATTCGTTCTCCTACTCATTAAGAG AGTGCCAGAAGCAGCGGCGGCTTAAGTCAGAGAGGTCTGCGCTGGTGCGGCCGCCGGCCTCGCATGAGGTCACCAGTGCTGAAGGTATTGAGCTGCTAGTGCTCTCGCCGAGGTGCTTGATTGGGGGTAACCAGCGAGGAATGAGCAAGAGCTCAACAACATCATCCCGGAGCAGATcaggcacaggcacaggcacGTTCCCAAGCCCTGGGACTCCGAACTACAACCGCCATTGTGCAGGCAGCATGCAGTACTCCAAGGGTTGGAGTTCAGAGCGCGTGCCACTCGGCACTGGTAGCAATAGAAGGTATGGGGGCAGTGGGGTTGTGCTTCCATTTAACAATGGGAGGAAGCTGCCATCGAAATGGGAGGATGCAGAGAAATGGATCCTAAGTCCAGTTTCCTGTGATGGGATGGGAAGGATATCTGCACCGGCTCCGCATCATAGACGGCCCAAGTCAAAGAGCGGGCCACTTGGCCACCCAGCTGGCATTCCGGGGGTTTATGCGGCTGTTTCACCGCTTGTTCCTTGCTTTGATGGTGTGTTGGCAGCAGCTAATTTTGCAGCGCATTCACCTTTCTCTGCTGGGGTTCTCATACCAGAGCATGGGCACATTGGCGACTTCAGCAGCGGAAGAGGCACATGTGGTGATGATGGTAGCAGCAGATCCTACTCTGCCGAGAAGGAGCCATATATATTAAGATCTGCAAGCATACATGCGTGGACAGAAACACTTATGGAGGCATCTGCTTTTGCTAATATCTCAGAAGAAACCGTACAAG ATGATAAACTGCAAGGCCAGACAGAAGCAGCTTCCATGATTTCCAGTCCAATCATAAAGAAAGATGTCGGCACACAGATGAGTCCGGAGGATAGTATATCATCTTCAAAAGCGAGGCATTCCTGCTCCAGTCTGCCTTTAGGACATCTGATAAAAGAAGCAAATAGTCATATACATAAACCTGAAATTAGGGACGTGCAGGTTGATGACCAAGTAACTGTGACCCGGTGGTCCAAGCGACATGTAACACGAGGCTCTGATAAGAGGTCAACAAATATCGTTGAATGGAGGAAGAAGACTGTTGAAACACGAGCTCCATCTtttgatgaaaaagaaagagaaagatgcATGTCAAA GGAGGAAGCAAAGATCACTGCTTGGGAAAATCTACAGAAAGCCAAAGCAGAGGCAGCTATTCGGAAGCTGGAG ATGAATCTTGAAAAGAAAAGATCATTGTCAATGGACAAAATTTTAGGCAAACTCCGCTCTGCTCAGAAGAAAGCACAAGACATGCGAAGTGTAGTTTCTTCTAGTGAAGATCAGTGTGGTGCGAGGACAACCAAGAAGAAATCTTCCTTTGTCAAAACTGGCAAGCCTTTCAGCTGCTGCTTTACCTACCGTGCTTGCTAG
- the LOC136467812 gene encoding uncharacterized protein isoform X3, with protein MSKSSTTSSRSRSGTGTGTFPSPGTPNYNRHCAGSMQYSKGWSSERVPLGTGSNRRYGGSGVVLPFNNGRKLPSKWEDAEKWILSPVSCDGMGRISAPAPHHRRPKSKSGPLGHPAGIPGVYAAVSPLVPCFDGVLAAANFAAHSPFSAGVLIPEHGHIGDFSSGRGTCGDDGSSRSYSAEKEPYILRSASIHAWTETLMEASAFANISEETVQDDKLQGQTEAASMISSPIIKKDVGTQMSPEDSISSSKARHSCSSLPLGHLIKEANSHIHKPEIRDVQVDDQVTVTRWSKRHVTRGSDKRSTNIVEWRKKTVETRAPSFDEKERERCMSKCKREEAKITAWENLQKAKAEAAIRKLEMNLEKKRSLSMDKILGKLRSAQKKAQDMRSVVSSSEDQCGARTTKKKSSFVKTGKPFSCCFTYRAC; from the exons ATGAGCAAGAGCTCAACAACATCATCCCGGAGCAGATcaggcacaggcacaggcacGTTCCCAAGCCCTGGGACTCCGAACTACAACCGCCATTGTGCAGGCAGCATGCAGTACTCCAAGGGTTGGAGTTCAGAGCGCGTGCCACTCGGCACTGGTAGCAATAGAAGGTATGGGGGCAGTGGGGTTGTGCTTCCATTTAACAATGGGAGGAAGCTGCCATCGAAATGGGAGGATGCAGAGAAATGGATCCTAAGTCCAGTTTCCTGTGATGGGATGGGAAGGATATCTGCACCGGCTCCGCATCATAGACGGCCCAAGTCAAAGAGCGGGCCACTTGGCCACCCAGCTGGCATTCCGGGGGTTTATGCGGCTGTTTCACCGCTTGTTCCTTGCTTTGATGGTGTGTTGGCAGCAGCTAATTTTGCAGCGCATTCACCTTTCTCTGCTGGGGTTCTCATACCAGAGCATGGGCACATTGGCGACTTCAGCAGCGGAAGAGGCACATGTGGTGATGATGGTAGCAGCAGATCCTACTCTGCCGAGAAGGAGCCATATATATTAAGATCTGCAAGCATACATGCGTGGACAGAAACACTTATGGAGGCATCTGCTTTTGCTAATATCTCAGAAGAAACCGTACAAG ATGATAAACTGCAAGGCCAGACAGAAGCAGCTTCCATGATTTCCAGTCCAATCATAAAGAAAGATGTCGGCACACAGATGAGTCCGGAGGATAGTATATCATCTTCAAAAGCGAGGCATTCCTGCTCCAGTCTGCCTTTAGGACATCTGATAAAAGAAGCAAATAGTCATATACATAAACCTGAAATTAGGGACGTGCAGGTTGATGACCAAGTAACTGTGACCCGGTGGTCCAAGCGACATGTAACACGAGGCTCTGATAAGAGGTCAACAAATATCGTTGAATGGAGGAAGAAGACTGTTGAAACACGAGCTCCATCTtttgatgaaaaagaaagagaaagatgcATGTCAAA GTGCAAAAGGGAGGAAGCAAAGATCACTGCTTGGGAAAATCTACAGAAAGCCAAAGCAGAGGCAGCTATTCGGAAGCTGGAG ATGAATCTTGAAAAGAAAAGATCATTGTCAATGGACAAAATTTTAGGCAAACTCCGCTCTGCTCAGAAGAAAGCACAAGACATGCGAAGTGTAGTTTCTTCTAGTGAAGATCAGTGTGGTGCGAGGACAACCAAGAAGAAATCTTCCTTTGTCAAAACTGGCAAGCCTTTCAGCTGCTGCTTTACCTACCGTGCTTGCTAG
- the LOC136467812 gene encoding uncharacterized protein isoform X1, translating into MPCPEPALGFPAAAAGPDCASKPPPERCRKQQPPTRRRRPPGAAPVGPGPRSAADPDPAHSSALLPFPSGGSGFASRGTVAPDEEEGRDAASSAESEEVAEATNDSFSYSLRECQKQRRLKSERSALVRPPASHEVTSAEGIELLVLSPRCLIGGNQRGMSKSSTTSSRSRSGTGTGTFPSPGTPNYNRHCAGSMQYSKGWSSERVPLGTGSNRRYGGSGVVLPFNNGRKLPSKWEDAEKWILSPVSCDGMGRISAPAPHHRRPKSKSGPLGHPAGIPGVYAAVSPLVPCFDGVLAAANFAAHSPFSAGVLIPEHGHIGDFSSGRGTCGDDGSSRSYSAEKEPYILRSASIHAWTETLMEASAFANISEETVQDDKLQGQTEAASMISSPIIKKDVGTQMSPEDSISSSKARHSCSSLPLGHLIKEANSHIHKPEIRDVQVDDQVTVTRWSKRHVTRGSDKRSTNIVEWRKKTVETRAPSFDEKERERCMSKCKREEAKITAWENLQKAKAEAAIRKLEMNLEKKRSLSMDKILGKLRSAQKKAQDMRSVVSSSEDQCGARTTKKKSSFVKTGKPFSCCFTYRAC; encoded by the exons ATGCCCTGCCCGGAGCCCGCGCTAGggttccccgccgccgccgccggccccgaCTGCGCGTCCAAGCCGCCGCCCGAGCGCTGCCGCAAGCAGCAGCCGCCGACGAGGCGGAGGCGACCGCCCGGTGCTGCA CCGGTCGGGCCGGGACCACGCAGCGCGGCCGATCCAGATCCGGCGCACTCCTCCGCGCTGCTGCCCTTTCCCAGCGGCGGCAGCGGCTTCGCCTCGCGGGGCACGGTTGCGCCAG ACGAGGAAGAGGGGAGAGACGCCGCGAGCTCGGCTGAATCGGAGGAAGTGGCAGAAGCGACAAATGATTCGTTCTCCTACTCATTAAGAG AGTGCCAGAAGCAGCGGCGGCTTAAGTCAGAGAGGTCTGCGCTGGTGCGGCCGCCGGCCTCGCATGAGGTCACCAGTGCTGAAGGTATTGAGCTGCTAGTGCTCTCGCCGAGGTGCTTGATTGGGGGTAACCAGCGAGGAATGAGCAAGAGCTCAACAACATCATCCCGGAGCAGATcaggcacaggcacaggcacGTTCCCAAGCCCTGGGACTCCGAACTACAACCGCCATTGTGCAGGCAGCATGCAGTACTCCAAGGGTTGGAGTTCAGAGCGCGTGCCACTCGGCACTGGTAGCAATAGAAGGTATGGGGGCAGTGGGGTTGTGCTTCCATTTAACAATGGGAGGAAGCTGCCATCGAAATGGGAGGATGCAGAGAAATGGATCCTAAGTCCAGTTTCCTGTGATGGGATGGGAAGGATATCTGCACCGGCTCCGCATCATAGACGGCCCAAGTCAAAGAGCGGGCCACTTGGCCACCCAGCTGGCATTCCGGGGGTTTATGCGGCTGTTTCACCGCTTGTTCCTTGCTTTGATGGTGTGTTGGCAGCAGCTAATTTTGCAGCGCATTCACCTTTCTCTGCTGGGGTTCTCATACCAGAGCATGGGCACATTGGCGACTTCAGCAGCGGAAGAGGCACATGTGGTGATGATGGTAGCAGCAGATCCTACTCTGCCGAGAAGGAGCCATATATATTAAGATCTGCAAGCATACATGCGTGGACAGAAACACTTATGGAGGCATCTGCTTTTGCTAATATCTCAGAAGAAACCGTACAAG ATGATAAACTGCAAGGCCAGACAGAAGCAGCTTCCATGATTTCCAGTCCAATCATAAAGAAAGATGTCGGCACACAGATGAGTCCGGAGGATAGTATATCATCTTCAAAAGCGAGGCATTCCTGCTCCAGTCTGCCTTTAGGACATCTGATAAAAGAAGCAAATAGTCATATACATAAACCTGAAATTAGGGACGTGCAGGTTGATGACCAAGTAACTGTGACCCGGTGGTCCAAGCGACATGTAACACGAGGCTCTGATAAGAGGTCAACAAATATCGTTGAATGGAGGAAGAAGACTGTTGAAACACGAGCTCCATCTtttgatgaaaaagaaagagaaagatgcATGTCAAA GTGCAAAAGGGAGGAAGCAAAGATCACTGCTTGGGAAAATCTACAGAAAGCCAAAGCAGAGGCAGCTATTCGGAAGCTGGAG ATGAATCTTGAAAAGAAAAGATCATTGTCAATGGACAAAATTTTAGGCAAACTCCGCTCTGCTCAGAAGAAAGCACAAGACATGCGAAGTGTAGTTTCTTCTAGTGAAGATCAGTGTGGTGCGAGGACAACCAAGAAGAAATCTTCCTTTGTCAAAACTGGCAAGCCTTTCAGCTGCTGCTTTACCTACCGTGCTTGCTAG